Below is a window of Leucoraja erinacea ecotype New England chromosome 11, Leri_hhj_1, whole genome shotgun sequence DNA.
tgccagtgcgatatccgtgcgatatccgtaatgactcttgcgggtaccgtgggaactcctgcgaacggtaaacccggaagcttgacagaggggacataagttgagtaaaaaaggtggtctcaatatcgccaatggaccatgtgtccatcgaggacgtcccacctaattgtcattgtttgagaatctttttcacagtaagacttgcagagatgcctctcagaaaagcgcaaagaaaggggtcaaagaaagtcagaaagtttttagtcatgcaggtaaatgaggaggagactcagcaagaaagacaggtggagaggcaagaggagatgccagagataccactgcctgtgggctccttggagcagggagagggtgatcaaggtggatttgagattgcctccccagtagctgttgcctccccaatagcctcagcagacgataacataaagggaagatgtcagaaggtaaggccatataacttcaacagggaacaagagggggaactggtggagtggtaccaatgcaatgagattctctatgacaaatccagagaggattatagaaatagggagagaaagcgcaacctgctggagacgaaggctgcggagtatcccgggtgctcatgtgagtatctataacaatatattagtttatgtacaggagaacaatttaatgttatccatgatttaaaaacatacaatgctacagatgtaaaagtgctgtttttgcagttacctttaatttatcttataagtctgtctgttccctgcagctgcaatgtaaaagtagtggcagacagcGCTAATGTTGCGCTaatgcatacagcgcgtcaatgaaaataacaaccagcctgtactcgaaccaactttgtataggcatgtctgcaaatgagccaattctacgaacggaggatatttatatagtgtgtgaaaaaaagtgacatcatttgtgccacgtgattaactacactacagtccacgatgttcattcacgattaacgggaaagatcgggagacggacaagtcactcgcacaaatgacagaattgccgagtaccgtgggaactctttatctaccccccgttatatcgtgcggaactcgtgctggaccacgaccacttcactctggtgacatcttgcgtcaggtcgcaccgtgagaaccggccattagAGCCAGTAATGATGAAGGAtgagtgatatatttccaaatgaGGATGATGCATTgcttggaggggaacctgcagatGGAGATATTGTAGGTACCTGACtgatacatataaaattcttacgggattggacaggctagatgcaggaaaaaatgttcccaatgttgggggagtccagaaccaggggtcacagtttaagaataaggaggtaggctatttaggactgagatgaggaaaaactttttcacccagagagttgtgaatctgtggaattttctgccacagaaggcagtggaggccaattcactggatgttttcaagatacaactctttgggctaatggaatcaaaggatatggggagaaagcaggacagggtacagattttggatgatcagccatgatcatattgaatggcatcgCTGGCTCCAACATCCAAAatgcctacacctgcacctattttctatgtttctatatttctaaacggTTGGAGGAGCACAGCGGGTCGCGCAATATGAGTGGGGAGAGGAATTGTTCCCAATTTGAATCTGTATCATTGCTTCCCACCCACAGATTTTGCTTGACTTGCTGATATTGTGTTGAAAGTGTAGTGTGTTTCATTGTGTGAGACAGTGAAGCGGAGCAGCCGGTGGATGAAGTGAGACAAGAATTAGTCAAAaagaagatcaacacaaaaaactggagaaactcagagggacaggcagcatctctggagagaaggaatggtgacgtttcgggtcgagacccttattcagagttCTCAactccaaacatcacccattccttctctccagagaagctacttggcccgctgcgttattccagctctttgtatctacagtatctttggtttaaaccagcatctgcagttccttcctatacaaaattACTTGTCAGgttgagtttattatcatatgcagaAGGAAGGTGAGGTCGAAGTGCAAGGAAAATCTTGCATGAGTATCACAGCCACATACACAGACAATGCACAAAATCATAAATTATTCAAGAGAgcaaaaaagaaaaagactgcaaaaacaaaacattccagagaaaacaatctaagtttatcCAGCtgtccttatagctaatattctCTAATCCATTCAGGTTAGGACTCTTTCAATCTGAgggagggttccaacccgaaaccctactccttttctcctgaCAGGACCGGTATCCACACCATAAATAAATTATAATAACAACTACTGTCCTGGCCTAAGCCCTCACTGCTAATGCAGTCTTCCGCAATAATGGCACAAACCTAATCACATTACTGGCCTATTCTGCTGCCATTGGGGATATATATGGATTGTAGGctcatttgtaggctaatttagcCTTGGTTttataaatttgtaaattgtcgctagtgcctttgcagtgtggggggaaaccggagcacccgggggaaacccacatggtcacagggagagcatgtaaactccgtacagacagcatccttagtcaggattgaacccatgtctccagcgctgtaatggggcctgtcccactcggcgattttttcggcgactgccggcgtcatatcagtgtcgccaaaagatgttgaacatttcaaaatccagctgcgacaaaaaaaatgttgcgacacttgaaaaatcaCCGCTcgccaatacgtcatcacgccgtaaattttttggtgacctgatacatcagtcaatcggcaagtgggacaggcccttaaggcagtaatactacctctgtgccaccctccAGCCCAAATAtacaatgtacagtgaaatgctgtcTTGGATGTGTTTTAAGTGGGCCATATTGATTTATATGTTCTTAATGATGCCAGATACTTAAAATATAATATGCATTTTTTCTCCTTAATGTTAATTTCCATCATTCCCCTCTTGGAGGTTGGAGTCATGTTGCATCTTAGAATCAAACTGCATCATAGAATTATACTGTGACACAGAATCATACCACATAGACATTATCTTTCAGCGCACTGAGTCCTCACTAACTACCAAAATTATTTTAATCCTACAGTCTGGCATTTCAAAACTCCCCCAGATTCCAGCACTACACTCACCGATACACTAGAGTCAATTTACAGTAGCTGATTAAAATCCCAACTCgcgcatctttgggacgtgggaagaaaccagagcacctgaatgaaatccatgcagttacaggaagaacatgcaaaccccacacagacacacaggttTGAACCCGGACCTCTGGAGCTGTTACAGCTGTGCTGCTCTTCTGCAAAGAGACAAAATATTCATTCTGAACCATCTGACATCTTTTGGATCTGTACCCACACTACCCCTTTGGTCTCCACTGGCCCCTAACCCATTCTCTCCCTCGTACACACATATGAATTGTCAGAGAACTTTACATGAGTTTACCAACTGATACTATAATACTGACCACCAGGCTGTATGGGGATgcttttgcatttttaatagttAATCATTGGGccattttaagtatttattgctttcagatattgtccacattgtattttatgtattttttatcTACTTTtgttctgaatgtgtgggtgagTTGGTAGTTGgattctggacatctgaatttccctgaggggatcaataaagtatttattattattattatttttattattatttcacacacattcTTGctcttcataagttctaggagcagaattagtccattcagccgatcaagtcccttccaccattcagtcatgactgatctatctttccctctcaaccccattctcctgccatctccccgtaacATCTGAcaaccttattaatcaagaatcctgTAATCttagccttaaaattatccattaacTTGACCTCTACTGTCGTCTGTGACAATGgatttcatagattcaccacgctctgactaaagaaattccttctcatctccgttctaaaggtatGTTGTTTTATTcggagactatgacctctggtcccagactctgctactggtggaaacatcctctccacatccactctgtccaggtctcatcaacagaccacaatcagtacgcATCTGGTAACACTTCCTCCTCCACACAACCTTAGCACGGGCATCTCAGGTCTGTGTGCTCAAGCCCCTGCTCTAATCACTATACCCATGACCATGTGGACAGATCCAGTTCCAATGAtatctttaaatttgccaacgacaccaccgttgttggacaaattacggATAATGATGAGTCACAGTACAGGCGGAGATTGAACGTCAACAActttgctctcaatgtcagcaagaccaaggaccTGATTTTTTGACTGTAAAACAAAGAAGCCATGAATTCAAGAACCTGTCTATATCGATGgttcagtggtggagagagtcaacagcttcacgttcctgggcgtgcatatctctgacgaTCTGTGGTGAGCCCAGCATAttgatgtaatcataaagaaagcctatcatgcaaaaggtatagaagtgtgaaaacgcacaccaccagattcagggacagtttcttcccagctgttaacaggcaactgaatcaccctaccccAACCAGGGAGCactgctgaactattatctacctctttggcgaCCCTCGTaccatccttgatcagactttgttggctttaccttgcataaaggttattcccttatcatgcatctacacactgtaaatggttcgattgtaatcatgtattgtctttctgccattGTTGGTCGGGACCAAGGAGACGGGAAGAGCCTTTGGACTTGCTTTGGACTGCAGGATGGGTCACGGTTTTGGAAACTTAGCCAGGGTGCGGCACATCATCACCTACACCCTCTCCCCGTTTGAACAGAGGGCCTTTGCAAATTACTTCTCCAAAGGCATCCCCAATTCATGGAGGCGTTTCCGTGAGCATGTTTTCCGGGTTGTGCCCCCATTTGTGATATCGTACATGGTTTACACCTGGGGCAACCGCCAACACGAATTGTCTATGAAAAAGAACCCTGCCGACTACGCCAACGACAACTAGATTGAGATGTCGCAGCAATCATCCCTACAGATCTACACAGAGTATTTTCACCCAACAATCTCACCTGCTCACTTGTGCGGGAAACTGTCCAGTCTATTGaaataaagtatttattttacgctgaaaaaaaaaaaaataaaaaaaaagtattgtctttctgctgactggatagcacgcagcaaaagcttttcactgtacctcagcacatgtgacaataaactaaactgaaactgaaacaatGACTTAAagtccttagaagattgaggagattcgcaTGTTGATGAGTGCTCGATTGAATTTGAAGAAGTGTACGGCAGAGAGCATATTGAagacatcacagcctggttcggcaactcggaCACCCAGGAACAAAAGAGATAACAAAaaatggtggacactgcccggtttATCACAGGAACTAACCatcccaccatcgaaaggatctgtaggaggcgctgcctcaaaaaggcagccagcatcatcaaagaccaacaccaccctggccatgctcttatttcattcctgccatcgggaagacagTGTAGAACCCCAAacactgtgacctccaggtttaagaagagcttcttcccaacaaccacttACAATACTAACAAAACtatgaactatggactgtctttgtgtcactaaggactttgggcttttctTCACACTAGTTATTACCTCAttaaatttttttgtttattataggtCATCTATGCCTATTGCATTTGCAGGCCTTTTgatttgctgcaagtaagaacatcatagttctgttgttggtacatatgacaattaagcactatTGGCTTCTGCTTCATGACTACAGAATATACTGTAGGTTTGGTACACCCATTATCTCCTAATATAGTGCAGATACCCTCCCATGAACCAGTCCATTAAACCTTTCTTGCACTCTCGCTTTGCCAACCCTATCCTATTTTAAACTGAGAAACTAAAACTGTAGACAATACTCCGGGAGCAGTCTCACCAAGGCAATAtaggaaagcagtgacgggatcagtcaaagtcagcatggatataaaaaagggaaatcatgcttgacaaatcttttggaattttttgaggatgtaacaagtagaatggatataggagagccagtggatgtagtgtatctggactttcaaaaagcctttgacaagagattagtgtgtaaaattagagcacatggtattgggagtagggtattgacatgggtagagaactggttggcacaggaagcaaagagtaggaattaacaggtccttttcagaatggcaagcagtgactagtggggtgccgcaaggctcagtgctgggaccccagttggttacaatatatattaacgatttagatgagggaattaaatgtaacatccctatgtttgcggatggcacaaagctgggtggcagtgggagctgtgaggaggatgctatgaggctgcagggtgacttggataggttgggtgagtgggcagcaacgtggcagatgcagtataatgtggataaatatgaggttatccactttggtagcaagaacaggaaggcagattattatctgaatggtgtcagattaggagaaggtgaggtgcaacgagacctgggtgtgcttgtacatcagtcactgaaagtaagcctgcaggtgcagcaggccgtgaagggcctgtccgacttggggATTTTTTCCgcgactgccggcataattgactgacgtatccaggtcgccgaaagattttaacatttcaaaatccagcggcgacaaaaaaaatgttgcgacacttgaggaaacaccgcgcaTCAATACATCATCACGCTGCGTCACTCCGCATCACGCCGTGACTTATTAGGTGACctggtacatcagtcaatgatccCGACAGTCACCAAGTGGCACAGGGccttgaagaaagccaatggcatgttgcagGGGGCGGAaaccgctgtcaaaacatgggggggacacaatttcttggtggccgctcgctcgcacacacacacatgtgcgcacgcgaggcttcggccctGGACCATGTGGGCGATAACATTGGGAACTGACCTGGTTCAAACTCCgccaacagcagcttcgtccgccccgaatcgtggggcttcaatcagcCCATTTGCGGGGTCTTTCATCGCCTGGCGCAGCTTAAAAccagccgcgggatcttccatcccccggcgggggcttcaacatcgggagcctcgatcgccttgaCGCAGCAATTTTACcacggggcggtggaagatcccgcAGCCAATTTTAAGCTGCGCCAggcaatgaaaggccccgcgaacaggcGATTcaagctccactctatgatctttgctccaccaggacgtctacctcctccaatcactgcgctctatcctcagtcccaccaccctacttccgcctctgaccaacacctccctcctccagtcatcgtgctgaatcatcatgaCTTGAAACccgcccattgcctgctgaccgacgtctcgcTCGTCCAATCGGCACGCTCACGGAAAGTGGAGATTtataatagatttaaaaaaatccggattacaaaacattgggggggggggtggtgggattgtcccctacctctcaaaacatggagggtgcccccctttccccccccgggatttctgcTCAggcaatgttggccttcattgcgagaggaattgagtttaggagcaaggagggcctcctgcagttgtacagggccctggtgagaccacacctggagtattgtgagtaattatggtctcctaattagaggaaggacattattgctattgagggagtgcagcgtaggttcgccaggttaattcccgggatggcagggctgacatatgatgaaagaatgggtcgactgggcttgtattcgctagaatttatgatgagaggggatcttatagaatctaataaaatatttagaggattggacagggtagatgcaggaaaaatgttccccatgttgagggtgtccagaaccagaggtcacggtttaagaataaggggtaggccattcaggactgagatgaggaaaaacgttttgacccagagagttgtgaatctgtggaattctctgccacataaggcagtggaggccaattcactggatgttttcaagaaagagttagatatagcttagggctaatggaatcaaaggatatggggagaaagtgggaacggggaactgatttttggatgatcagccatgatcctattgagcTCCAACGGCCGAaatacctactcctgcacctattttctatttttctatatttctaaacggTTGGAGGAGCACAGAGGGTCGAGCAGTATAAGTAGGGAGAGGAATTGTTCCCAATTTGAATCTGTATCATTGCTTTCCACCCACAGATGATGCTTGACTCGCTGATGTTGTGTTGAAAGTGTTGTGTGTTTGATTGTGTGAGACTGTGAAGCGGAGCAGCCGGTAGTGAGGCAAAAATTAGTCAAaaagaagatcgacacaaaacgctggagaaatggcttactcctgcacctattttctatgtttctataataggaCCCTTACCTTAAATCTTATACTCAGGTCCTCGCATGATAAAAGCCAACAATATAAGGCCAACAATACAAgatcgttaagggcttggacatgctagagacaggaaacatgttcccgctgttgggggagtccagaaccaggggccacagtttaagaataaggagtaagccatttagaacgaagatgaggaaacacttttcctcacagagagtggtgagtctgtggaattctctgcctcagagggcggtggaggcaggttctctggatggtttcaagagagagctagatggagctcttaaaaatagcagagtcaatggTGCAATGCAAActtagaaattaactgtttcagaaacAGGTGGGgggtgggtaaagatacgaagTAGGGATATCCTTTTCAAttcctctttttttctcttttttcttctttattctcttttttttcttatttcaccTCACATCTTTGTTATCTCCTTCGGACTATACAGCCCCATGGGTTCTTTCTTTTCTATTTCTTCTCGAACTAATAATATCACTAATTTATAcaatattctctttctctctatttcttgcttttcttactcttttttttactattaatttaaaaataagaagttgtacacaaaatgtaatatgttattcatgttttatattattgtacactacttctaatttaaaaaaaaatgttttaattcataataaatagcggagtcaggggatatggggagaaggcaggaatggggtactgattggagatgatcagccatgatcacattgaatggcggtgctggctcgaagggccgaatggcctactcctgcacctgagcacctcagtctgaagaagggtttcggcccgaaacgttgcctatttccttcgctccatagatgctgctgcacccgctgagtttctccagcttttttgtgtaaccttcgattctccagcatctgcagttccctcttaactactcctgcacctattgtctaatatgaacattaaattctcaatTTTTAAGcagcattataataataataataataataataatcttatttatatagcacatttttagtcaacttgcattgaccccaaagtgcttcacataattacattacatttacacacaggcaaaggggggtgaagtgtcttgccccaaggacacaacgacagtatgcactccaagcgggattcgaaccggctaccttccggtcgccagccgaacacttagcccattgcgccatctgtcgttttGTGGCTTTCCCTCCCTttattctgcctccaccaccctggtTCTACTACAATCTATTCACACACCCCCATTCCATTCAacatatatccccccccccttatttcttTACATGTCACCCCTCCTCGTACCTCATCTcacacttttgtctccttttcatcctgagtctttgtcacttactctaccCCCTCATCTACAGTATCTCAACCTAGCAGTTGCCAGCCTTTGTCCAGcattc
It encodes the following:
- the LOC129701347 gene encoding cytochrome b-c1 complex subunit 8-like, whose product is MGHGFGNLARVRHIITYTLSPFEQRAFANYFSKGIPNSWRRFREHVFRVVPPFVISYMVYTWGNRQHELSMKKNPADYANDN